Below is a window of Capsicum annuum cultivar UCD-10X-F1 unplaced genomic scaffold, UCD10Xv1.1 ctg78919, whole genome shotgun sequence DNA.
TCATATTAGTGAGATGGAAGAAAGTATCATTCTAAATGTTGGGTCAAAGTTCAAACCTTTTGAATTAACagttcattttttgttttttggaaATGCAGAGAAAGGTTGgttataataaagaaaagaaatggcAAGTGAGGCCAAGTTCGAACAGGGCGTCAGGTTCGCCTTCAGGTGGCGAATCTGTATCTTCTGCAACTACAGAAGCCATTACCAGTCGTCTAAATACCTTGAATATTACTGAAAGCGGTGCACAGTCTAGTGGTCCAGTCGCATCTCTTCAGTTTGGGAGCGTTGATTTAGCACCCCAGTCACTTGTGCAGCATCAAAAAGTCATCTGGAAACACAAATCATATGGAACAGTATCAGCCCCAACAGTGGAAGCTGAAAAAACACCAAATGAACAAAAAAATGTTCAATTAAGTAAATTATTCAAGGGTAACTTATTAGAGAATTTTACTGTAGATAACTCAACATTCTCAAGAACCCAAGTAAGGGCCACCTTCTATCCAAAATTTGAGAATGAGAAATCTGATCAGGAGGTAGTGATCTCTCCAACTTCTCTTTTTCTATGGTTCATGATG
It encodes the following:
- the LOC124894985 gene encoding tRNA ligase 1-like; its protein translation is QPVGKLVTLRQIGEVDRYFKKSWLGLELDGSVHTILWNSSLRTSSFNRKVGYNKEKKWQVRPSSNRASGSPSGGESVSSATTEAITSRLNTLNITESGAQSSGPVASLQFGSVDLAPQSLVQHQKVIWKHKSYGTVSAPTVEAEKTPNEQKNVQLSKLFKGNLLENFTVDNSTFSRTQVRATFYPKFENEKSDQEIRTRMIEMVFKGLATMEVYLKLDWLLMLC